The stretch of DNA CTGGGTGGATTCAGAAGATGGGATTCCGTTTATCTGCTGCATGTCGCCGAACACGGTTACACTTACGAGAACACGCTTGCGTTCTTTCCTCTATTTCCGATTCTGGTCCGATTAATCGGTAACACTTTATTCTATCCGCTGACCACATTTTTATCGTATCCGAACGTACTGTTAGTCAGCGCGGTTTGCTTAAATACGGTCGTGTTCGTGAAATCCGCCGGACTGTTACGTAGTCTCGGCGTCCGCGTTTTAGGGGACAGGGATCTCGCCGAGCGGGCGGTCGTGATGTTCTGTTTTAATCCAGCGTCGGTATTCATGTCGGCCTCGTATTCCGAATCATTGTTTTTCTATCTGACTCTACGCGGGTTATTACTCGTCGAAAGCCCGGGTTCGAGCGGCGTCGCCGGTCCGCTGATTCTAGGACTGTCCACCGCGACTCGATCAAACGGACTCGTCAACGGCGGTTACGTCGCTTATCGCAATTTTGAAACGTTGCTCCGGTCGATTACCGCTCGAACTAAAATTGGCGCCGTTGCGAAAACGATTATATGGATCTCGATTCGGAGTTCATTCGGTCTGTTACTGGTCGCTATTCCGTGGGGTTTGTTTCAGTTTTACGCGTATAATATTTACTGCTTCGACGACGGCGCCGCGAAGCTCGATATCGACGACCGCATTCTGCGATATGGACACGAACGATCGTATAAAATGCCTCCGTCGTTTTCGCTGTGGTGCTACGATAAAATCCCCGTATCGTACTCGTACGTACAAGACGTCCACTGGGACGTCGGTTTTCTGCGTTATTACCGATTCGAGCAAATTCCGAACTTTATTCTAGCGACGCCGGTGATCGTTTTATCCATCTGTTTGATCTGGGATTACGCTCAACGTCGGACGAGATATTTCCTGACATTCGGAATTCAGGGCGATGCGTCGACCGCGAAGAAGAAAACGGACGTTACCGTTTTTAAAGAGTTCTACGCCGACGCTTGCTACCCTTACGTCGTACATCTGTTATTTTTGCTGTCGTTCGGAATATTTTTCATGCATATTCAGGTAAAACATAATCATTGAACTTGAGCTCGAAAATCTCGAGTAACGGTAAAACTAGGACTTGGTCAACTAACGCCTAACTTGaacaaaaattgtttttttctgatttcttcTGTTCTTTTACTCGGACTAAGTCAAGTATTTTGCAGGTCCCAGTTTGTTCCAGGTCCCAGGCTATAATAGATTACTTTAGTATATGATAACTCATGATAGTAACCGTTGATTGATCAgagggccggttccatagtcatggcttagacttaagactagtctaagactATTTTAGTTATAGagctaatctaacagctttagaccagtcttaagatttaagaccacttttggacttaagtctcgactatggaaccggcccctgatcaTTTCAAGTCAAGTCAAATGGAGCTCGAAATTTCTTTCAAACTACACATCTATGTCCTCTCCTCTCTTAATTTGGATTCAACCATTcaatatataatgaatatatttttcaggttttgaCGAGGTTCTTGTTTTCATCGTGCCCCGTATTGTACTGGTATATAGCGCGCGTTACGCGATCACCACCGACTAGAAAAACGTCCGAGAAAAATAAGGAAACTCAACTGAAGGGAATCATCCAGCAGATCACGCACTGGAATAAAAACAACTTTAAAACTAAACTGATTTTCATTTACGCGATAATTTACATCACCATCGGAACTGCTCTTCATGTGAATTTTCTTCCATGGACGTAACTTTTGGACGAGTAATAAAACGTAAACGTAATATTTTGTGATAATATTAGTAAATCGGGACCACGATCTAATAAATGAATCTTAATATTTCTACATGGAGCATTATCGTTTATTTCATTGTGGAGACAAGTGGAGCAATGAATTCCCGAGAAATATTCCAAGGATTGAACGGAAAAACACTGATTACTGACTGAGAATCTTCCACAAGTCATTCTAACAACTCAACAAGCCGTTTACATTTTCATTAGTTCCTTTATTTATTCGAAAagttattcaattttttattcatattccGTGTAGAAGTGACACTGATTGCATACTCGGACCTGGTGGCACATTGATATGTACGAACTATACCAGTCGAAACTTTATATTAacaattatatataaaatcactATTTTCATATCTACGTTTAAAAAACTGCGAAAACTAAGTCTATTTGTTATGTGATGCAATTTTCGCCGAGTTTAGCGGAAATGAACTTAATATGAAACCTCTAACGGTTGAATTACAAGACATTTACATCCGAATGAATGTGTGTTGTTAGTTGCAACAGGTTTTAGAgtataattgatatattatagaaatattctgCCAGTCCCATTCGATAATAACATACAATATGCGTATCTTTGCTGTAAATAACTGTATAATATCAAACAAATTAAtcatagatttattattaatattgtcgtaaatagtaaaataatgtaataatatttctatGGATTACTGGGTACCTCTAATACCTCGTTTTTGGATATTGATaacttttaaaaaataaatctttccTATAGATAAATATGAAGACGCTTGACCCAGTACGCAgctatttcatttcatgaaGATATAAGGATCTTTCATAGACAGAATGATTTCAGACAATAACGTCTCGTTGAAAAAACTTCATAGGTACTTCATAGACACTTCACTTTGAACAGCTCTTTCATGTTACGCTATGCGGATATGGCAGTTTCTGACTCGGGACAGAGCTATTTTATATGTACCTGTGACAACTTTTTAGTGGCTACCAAGATAAAAACTCGAGACCGATCATGACAATTCTATTAATACATGAACTACCGGTAGTAAAATTCCCAATGTGTCTCGCACTTTAAAACACTATTTAACGATCATTACATTAAAACCTCCacacaaaaaatatttacactaCTTATATAAACTAAGCCATTatttcatctaaaatataatacaGAAAAATAGTCGTTTGTTACTTTTCTAAAAACGAATGTACATTCAACGTACATGCAACAAGTTTTTTTGACTAGAACTGTGCTTGGCCCTGCAAGCGACAGCTTTATGATGCACCTTTATTTGTTCATTCGCGCGTAGTCTTAATATCTTTACGTATCAATCATTCATGGTTGAGATCACGAAATCAGGTCCGCAGTCGACGATCAAAACTGGTCCAGTTTTAACTTCGACCGTAGCGGTTAACTCGGTCAATTTTGAGTTCAAATTTGTCTACAAATCAAGCCCAAAATTGCACCTGGCGTCCGCATTGGAACGTCACATGATTAAACTATCAACAGTCAGTAAACTGTCGGCAACACACTAGGTATTTCACGCTTAACAAACATTAAGAAAAAACCCAAAGccagatttttagaaaaacacTTGATTGTTAAATGACGTAAAGAAGGTGGGAAACGGATATTCATAATGGCACTACTACAGACGGACACTTGAAACTTCAAATTCACCGAAAGGAAGATAATTGATCAGTTCcttgtttaaccctttcagtgcgtctacaccgcagtgcagtgtatgaatcggtgagggattttgctagtacacggcactgcggtgtattgatgtaattagtaattagtttttatctctattgaaagatggcagcacctgtcaaacataatggaatatcagtaactaaccatacaccgcaccgcggtgtagacgcactatatcAGTTCCTTGTTTAAACACAACTGATTCTTATTATCTGCGAACACAGTCCAAAGAATATTACCATCTATACAAAACTGTGACCGAGAGACGATTTTCAAACATCTTTgtttcaatcaaaattattGGATTGACGCTAAAACATCCATTTTGAAGATGATACTGTAACTTCCTTATTACAacttatatatcaaaatatacaaattcaGCCTGTACACGTATTTGCTGGTTCTGTTAAGCTATCTGCGCCAGTTCAATACTTAGCACATTGTCTATCACactaattcattaaatatcgTTTGTTCAATCAAGCAGGCATTTACAGAATTAAAActcgatataaaaatggatgcGTACAATACTGATACAGAAATATTATCCCGTTTAGGAGAAATATGACGAAATAAAACACTCGGTAGATCACCGCAGATTTTGAACCCGAACAGGGATGTGTTCGCAAGACTCTGGTGATAGAATCAAACTGAATGCGAGGTGATTTGGGACATCAATATCAAAACTTAAGTGGTTCATCGcttattgaatgaattgtcTAGTTTTTATGTACCGAATATAGAACTGACAATAGACTATATAATACATCAAGTCTGGGAAGGAAGATGAAAAATACCACAAATTCGCAggtgaaaatgttatcaatggCGGGTCTGATCCGAAGTCAATATTACGAGCTCTGGACAGAGTCGGCTCTCCTCACTGGAAGTTTAAAGATGTCAAGCGGTCGTCAGTACCACGATAAAACCTGCTTAAACTGTAACGAGGTAAATCTGGATTCTGTTCTGCAGGCGGAATACTATATCACAAGAGGAATCGCTAGCATATTCATTGGCGCCCGCAATCGGACGATCGCCGATCATCATAACTCGATTTCTCCTCCGTAGATCGCCATCAGTAACATCACGCCGTAACCGGTCATCAAACCGAGATTTTGAATGAGTAAAGTTTTTAGTTTCGCGCGCGTCGTTCGGTTTTTCTCCGTTTCCACCGCGTGATTCATTTCAGGCATCTGAAACATTAACACAACACGTTTAAACGTAGCATTACGATAACTGTCAAAATATCTTGTTTATATTCTAACGGTTATgaaatcagggtggccactttccccgagagtgaatcagagaaatatcTTGGtttaaaataacaattaattcatttcattgattaACAACACGcggtcaatagcattatccaaattccctgagttttccatgtgattacacaaaattccctgatcgAATAAGAgtaatttctaggtttaaaatgttataattcattcattttccattGAATAACgatatgatgaattataaaaactgaaaaaggGCAAAAGCAGCTGAAATATTTTTGCTACCCCCTTTCACGTTCAAGGCCTTTCTTGAAAAACATGTTTTCGTTTCACTGCTCTCAATACCCATACAGTGAACCTATTTAAGGTTAATTCAACAGCTGGCAGCTGCACCTGCCATACCGTCGAATAGCTAACATCACCTACATTATAAAGACGAcgttattaaaaaaaaaaacgaaaggaGAACGTACCATATCGGCgagagatatgtatagaaacatgCCGCCGGCGACGGCGAAAATCCATCGATTCAAAGACGTGTTCTCACCCAACACGATCCCGATGATCAGACCGACGTAGCACGTGCACGCCGATAACAGGTTGTACAAGACGGCTTGACGAACGGTCATACCCGAATTCAACAATATAGCGAAATCACCtgaacaaaataaaaagaaaatacatctGATTATCAGAACATGTACCGCCCTCTCATATATATTGCCAGGTTTTCTCTTTGTACATCtctaaacaaaaatatagtaaaacacccccgaatTACTGCCATACTCcactctataccgccaaagtCGTTCGTGGGCAGTATATCGAGGGGGGGTTGTCTGTGTATATAACTTAGTACCATATGTTTAAATAGGGATTGTAGATAAACGTAaatagaattaatgaaatgtaaatgataatgttAAGCGCGGCGATTGTTTTTATAGTTCCGCGCTTTacattaatgaataaattatcattattattatcataatcaaaaatagaaactaGATACAATTTCCAAGAATCGATTTAActattaaaatcaaaaacacaCTTTCCAAGTAAGTTTCatctcattttcattaatcatgagccgatattaacattttttttcgaacCCGATCCTTAAGCAAACAGTTTCCAAAGCAATAAACGACttctaaaaaacaaaatacgaATCCTACACGTACCTAACTCGTGAGGCAATTCCTCGCAGATCACAGCCAGCGAGATGCTGATACCGGACAGGATTTTATCGGAGAACGCCGCGCCGATCGAAAGTCCGTCGATGAAATTGTGCAACGCGTCGCCGAATATAATCATCCAAGCGACGGGAGCGATTTCTCGCTTTTCCGTTCGGTCGCCGTGGCGATGGCTAATGCTGTTCTTCGCTACTTTTCCGTTCGATGGAATTTCGCTTTCGTACGCCGCATTCTGGATCGACTTTAAAGAGAATAGAACCGTTAGATATTTCCGACTGGCGACGGACGGGGATTGATTTCAGCTCCAACACCAGTTAAACAAAGCATTTTATAAGATGTCTGCTTCTTAGTTACTcccatgacatcatcaaattgcctACTACTGATTTGTATACTTCTTGTTATGTTCTTTTTTGGAAATTACGAGAAGACATTTCCGTCTCCATGATGTCACAAGACGATTCAGGAGGCAGCCGTCTTTCCATTTAACAAAGccctaaaatattttgtgtTGATTTGTTAAACTATCTACTGGTACTTTCGACTATAagcatatatatatgtacatatataatcGCTTATTTCTATTGAGTATTAAATTCAGTCTTGGGGTCAAAAatcattagatatttcatatttgttaGAGATATGATTAGAAAACTATTTCCTAAAGATTCTAAAACTTCACTTTCACCAGATGTAGTATTCAACAACATGTTACGTAATGCTAAAGgtttcttacagatcaggttTTCCCTTGGTTTGGTGTAGAGGACTGTAACTATGTCTGGCATTCAGGCTAGTTGTCTCTAAGCCTTGACCAAAAGAGCAAGACATAGAGAATTGACCAGATCAAATCATAAGACATCCTTAGTGAGGGCTCTGTTTCTTCTGGTTTATCAAAGAATCAGTGATcctcatattctaaatgaacCTCACTAATGTTTATAAGTGGTTCCCTAATGTAAATGAATAGACCGCATGCTTAACCCTAACTTTTAGCTTCTGATTTATACAAGGTGACTACGTCTGACGAATCAGAAGCAAGGGTTAAGTATGAAGGCAATTCGCATAGCAGGTGACCGACTGTGTCCTACAAAGAGACCACACTTGCAGCATGGCCGAATTACAACATGAATCGACTTGTTATTCCtgtttataagataaaaaTCTAAAGTTTCAAGTCCAAATCAGTGCACCCATTACAATACATTCCGAATGTAATgtattattttcagttgagtGGATAAAAATGACAGGCAAAAAATTGTCACAGGGTGACAAATTATCCCAGAAGATTAGGTTGAAAACCATTAAGTTGACTAACACCAGTACATTAATGATACAGTACGGTTATGTTCAAGCTAAACACTACTATTTACATCAGGCATTTTAAGTAAATACACTGCTGAATTTTTTAGAGTATTTAGTCAGACTGAATTTCTATTCTCTGCTGGTAAATAGAGACTCTGGCTGCTCATACATTAAACCTTCAATGTTATAAGCCACTATTGCCAAATGCCTGAAATACGTTCTCGGAATTTATAGGAGGCCAAACCTAGGAATTCTTGTTTCATTGACCATGTGAATGAAACAGTGAACCGTAGTAGGAGCATTTCCGAAATTTTCGTATTCTCGAAAAGTACAAATGTTACGCAGTTTGTGATCTCCTGACGTTAcctgtttttcaaataatgtcaGGGACAATAAATCTAGAATTCCccgatctgtaagaaccctgattacaaaatactaacggtaatatcaaaaatgtattttctgcAATAtcaatcacaatcaattacaatatCAAAGCAACCATCTATTCTCGAAAAATCTAACTATCCAGGAGATACATTTTGATTCTCTTATAACAGGGGAATAGTAGAGTTTTGAATTCCTTTCAAACTCAAGTAAAATTTCTAAGAAATTCCCAGACACCAGAAGAAAGTACATCAACCACCGAACAGAAATACACatagttttatcaacaaatggatgaatttcaaactgttttcATTGTGTGTGCGCTACAATAAATATAATGTGATACGTGTACAGTTAACGCTACAAGAACATTTAGAGGAATTAGAATAATACGATGAGAAAATGATCTAGATGTTAAATATCGTTAAAACCCTAAAACCGAATGGACAAAACGACAAGAACACATATAGAAATTGGTGAAAGGTGATTTGATTGTGAGTACAATTAACATCGATGACGCGATGATCAGTCGTGGTCCCGGGATATACATCATTCATACTTACTACTTCGTCTGATTCGGATGTGAGCAAATTAGCCTGCAATTAGCATTCCAGCAACAGCATTAAAGAAATAAGTCGATCATCGTTCATTATATTCGAAAACCCAGTTCTAAATTCGAGTGCATTTACACATCTGACTCTAGTCGGTCGATACTTAATGAACTATTGTAATTAAATTTCTTACCACACAAAATCAAACGATTCGTAATGAACTAAATCGAAGTTTAATCAACAGTTCAACCAGTACAGACTGAGCGAATCAATTAAGAATTCAATAGCATCTCATGTTCCTCCCTTGGTCCCCTCCCTTGCAAAGATTTGAACCTAATGGCATCGGgagactctgccacattcCTCCGCATAGATTttaacctgatggcatcgtgagACACTGACACATTCCTCCCTCACGGGGATTTGAATCTGATAGCATCACGTTCCTCCCTAGCAAAGATTTGAACCAAATGGCATCGCAAGACTCTGCCACATTGATCCCTCGCAGAGATTTGAACCCGATAGCGtcgcgagactctgccacattcGTCCCtcggggattcgaacctgatggcatcgtgagATTGCCATCTTCCTCCCTTACAGAGATTTGAACCTAACAGCTTCGTAAGACTCTGCCACATTCCTCTCTCACAAGTTTGAACCTAACGGCATCGTAAGACTCTGCCACATTCCTCTCTCGCacagatttgaacctgattagtatgtgagactctgccacatcCCTCCCTTTATCTCGTCGCATCTTTCAGAGATAGAATCAGATTTTAATGTAATCACGAAGTAGGAGCtgataaaatatattcaaagagGAAATCAAATCACGGGAAGGAATTCTAAGACGATATGCAATAATGTAATATTTACCATCGTCGATACGCTGTTGTTTGGAACGATACGAGCCGTCGAGTCCGTTTTATGGATCGCGTCGCCGTTTCCGTCTGCTGTCAGCGTCGGAGGGACCTTCAACTCCGGGTCGGTGTCGAGATGCGTTTGCGAAATGGCGGAACAAACCGGAACCGGTAAATCATTGTAGCTCAAATCAATTTCACATTTGTTTCGCTGAAATCAGACATAAACAGCAGTTGACTTTAACCTTTCGCTACTTGATAATTGTGCACACTCTGTACCAGATTGGTATGTGGCAACGCCTATACAGTTGAAAAGGAACTAATGAAAGGTCATATATAGCCGACCGAAATATCGGTCGCCATGGAATACAATAGGCAAACTTAGCTAagttaattcaaattgaatttcgcCATCTAGACGTATCACTGGACACATTTAGGCTTACAGTTCATTTATTGGAAACCAATTTCCGGAGAGGAGGGTAAACTTTGTTTAGCAATAGAGCGTCGAGATATCCCAGACAGCGCAACCGAGTCCGGAGcgccagttcaacagttctcgAGTTAAATCTGACTAATCAGTTACCACTGCGTTTCCTGATTATTCACTCATTACCTGTTTTATGCTCATGATCAATTTCATGATTCTTTCCAACATGAAGAACAGATAAATACCACCGATCACCGTCGTACAGAGATAGGCATAATCTCTTGGGTCTTCGTACAATTCACCCAATCCTAAAGCCTGGcgagaaataagaaatttcacaatgaaCATAATATTCTCATGCATATCATAGGTTGTTGGCAgtgaaatttttacatttcttaTATTTGGTCAACAGCACTTCTGTGAGTTTTTATTCCGAGTTTTTCTAGTAGGCCCATCGGTACATAATTGCGTACCCATCACTTCTTTATCTAgagaattgaaattgattgggACTGATACACGTGTCAATAGTTTCACGCTTTTCTTAATAAGGGAAATCTGTTTCGCTTCTCTTCAAACATGTACCGGAAAAAAGACTTTGTGAGCAAAAAAGAACATTCGAGGAAAGAATTGACAAAAAGACGTCTGCCTTTGAAAAATTCAGTCTGTTACTGCTACACGACACATGGCACAAAGTAACGAAACAATGGACAAAAAATTGGAAGCGACATTGATGCAACGATATCGAAATGTACAGTAGCTTGGTGCAGTGATTGAATTGAACGcagtgattgaaataaataaagcAGGGGCTAGTTTTATAATTAGACTGGCTTTAGAGTAAAACTCGGATCAGTTTTACTTGTTTTTACTTTTACCCAATCGGTCTGGTTTtaaagaccagttttaacttcaTTAACCCAGGGCTGGTTGTATAAACCGGTTTGAAACCTTGGCCTTTTTTCAGTAGTTTTGACTTCATCCACTAAGCTGGTTTTTACAACAAATTTTAACATAAACTTAGATGGCGCAATATTTGTACTTATACAAATCACTATCAATGTCTAACTCTTAATGGTTTCAACTCAGCCGTTGGGGGGCTGATAATATAGACCGGTATTAGCTTAAACCAATGAGCCTGTCCTAAAGACCAGTTTCTACTTGAGACTATTACTTACGTCCGGAATTAGAAAC from Tubulanus polymorphus chromosome 11, tnTubPoly1.2, whole genome shotgun sequence encodes:
- the LOC141912479 gene encoding GPI alpha-1,6-mannosyltransferase 2-like: MLFLSELERIALLSRIVLFLFQVIINGLIPDLNPDVFNPPSDSDKPNLTDSIVESLLGGFRRWDSVYLLHVAEHGYTYENTLAFFPLFPILVRLIGNTLFYPLTTFLSYPNVLLVSAVCLNTVVFVKSAGLLRSLGVRVLGDRDLAERAVVMFCFNPASVFMSASYSESLFFYLTLRGLLLVESPGSSGVAGPLILGLSTATRSNGLVNGGYVAYRNFETLLRSITARTKIGAVAKTIIWISIRSSFGLLLVAIPWGLFQFYAYNIYCFDDGAAKLDIDDRILRYGHERSYKMPPSFSLWCYDKIPVSYSYVQDVHWDVGFLRYYRFEQIPNFILATPVIVLSICLIWDYAQRRTRYFLTFGIQGDASTAKKKTDVTVFKEFYADACYPYVVHLLFLLSFGIFFMHIQVLTRFLFSSCPVLYWYIARVTRSPPTRKTSEKNKETQLKGIIQQITHWNKNNFKTKLIFIYAIIYITIGTALHVNFLPWT
- the LOC141912478 gene encoding metal cation symporter ZIP8-like isoform X2, with the protein product MELKMSSTPRGSASAVVRIVFVSSLFLGFSYKSSVVAQNPTIEQEFASSLVTKYGTNGTLSSTELATMLRNILRGGKDKHSGNLGADSSSPAKCNASIPIQSQTSDCYMKKCLSADDIFQLHTLNGSINSNQLDTISSTVLFTAQNYECSDVPDKVHRPPSAAEVWGYGFLFVTVISGGSLIGVLVLPFMKKSFYETILTFMVALAVGSLAGSGLLFLIPDALGLGELYEDPRDYAYLCTTVIGGIYLFFMLERIMKLIMSIKQRNKCEIDLSYNDLPVPVCSAISQTHLDTDPELKVPPTLTADGNGDAIHKTDSTARIVPNNSVSTMSIQNAAYESEIPSNGKVAKNSISHRHGDRTEKREIAPVAWMIIFGDALHNFIDGLSIGAAFSDKILSGISISLAVICEELPHELGDFAILLNSGMTVRQAVLYNLLSACTCYVGLIIGIVLGENTSLNRWIFAVAGGMFLYISLADMMPEMNHAVETEKNRTTRAKLKTLLIQNLGLMTGYGVMLLMAIYGGEIEL
- the LOC141912478 gene encoding metal cation symporter ZIP8-like isoform X3; amino-acid sequence: MELKMSSTPRGSASAVVRIVFVSSLFLGFSYKSSVVAQNPTIEQEFASSLVTKYGTNGTLSSTELATMLRNILRGGKDKHSGNLGADSSSPAKCNASIPIQSQTSDCYMKKCLSADDIFQLHTLNGSINSNQLDTISSTVLFTAQNYECSDVPDKVHRPPSAAEVWGYGFLFVTVISGGSLIGVLVLPFMKKSFYETILTFMVALAVGSLAGSGLLFLIPDALGLGELYEDPRDYAYLCTTVIGGIYLFFMLERIMKLIMSIKQRNKCEIDLSYNDLPVPVCSAISQTHLDTDPELKVPPTLTADGNGDAIHKTDSTARIVPNNSVSTMNAAYESEIPSNGKVAKNSISHRHGDRTEKREIAPVAWMIIFGDALHNFIDGLSIGAAFSDKILSGISISLAVICEELPHELGDFAILLNSGMTVRQAVLYNLLSACTCYVGLIIGIVLGENTSLNRWIFAVAGGMFLYISLADMMPEMNHAVETEKNRTTRAKLKTLLIQNLGLMTGYGVMLLMAIYGGEIEL
- the LOC141912478 gene encoding metal cation symporter ZIP8-like isoform X1 — its product is MELKMSSTPRGSASAVVRIVFVSSLFLGFSYKSSVVAQNPTIEQEFASSLVTKYGTNGTLSSTELATMLRNILRGGKDKHSGNLGADSSSPAKCNASIPIQSQTSDCYMKKCLSADDIFQLHTLNGSINSNQLDTISSTVLFTAQNYECSDVPDKVHRPPSAAEVWGYGFLFVTVISGGSLIGVLVLPFMKKSFYETILTFMVALAVGSLAGSGLLFLIPDALGLGELYEDPRDYAYLCTTVIGGIYLFFMLERIMKLIMSIKQRNKCEIDLSYNDLPVPVCSAISQTHLDTDPELKVPPTLTADGNGDAIHKTDSTARIVPNNSVSTMANLLTSESDEVSIQNAAYESEIPSNGKVAKNSISHRHGDRTEKREIAPVAWMIIFGDALHNFIDGLSIGAAFSDKILSGISISLAVICEELPHELGDFAILLNSGMTVRQAVLYNLLSACTCYVGLIIGIVLGENTSLNRWIFAVAGGMFLYISLADMMPEMNHAVETEKNRTTRAKLKTLLIQNLGLMTGYGVMLLMAIYGGEIEL